The Macrobrachium rosenbergii isolate ZJJX-2024 chromosome 46, ASM4041242v1, whole genome shotgun sequence genome has a window encoding:
- the LOC136830493 gene encoding cilia- and flagella-associated protein 251-like, with protein sequence MVNNSDKGEEEEEEEEEEEEEEEEEEEEEEEEEEEEECKEEEEEDKGEEEEEEEEEEEEEEEEEEEEEEEEEEEEEECKEEEEEDKEEEEEEEEEEEEEEEEEEGRKEVEEEGEKEEGKRENEEEMEEEE encoded by the exons ATGGTCAATAATTCT Gataaaggcgaagaagaagaagaagaagaagaagaagaagaagaagaagaagaagaagaagaagaagaagaagaggaggaggaggaagaagaagaatgcaaggaggaggaggaggag Gataaaggcgaagaagaagaagaagaagaagaagaagaagaagaagaagaagaagaagaagaagaagaagaagaggaggaggaggaggaagaagaagaatgcaaggaggaggaggaggag gataaagaagaagaagaagaagaagaagaagaagaagaagaagaagaagaagaagaagaaggaaggaaagaggtagaagaagaaggagaaaaagaggagggTAAAAGGGAGAATgaggaggaaatggaggaggaggaataa